A window of Mucilaginibacter paludis DSM 18603 contains these coding sequences:
- the nadA gene encoding quinolinate synthase NadA — protein sequence MDTFEEMKTMGFVDEEIDPALDLFDEIEKLKKQKNAVLLAHYYQEPDIQDVADYIGDSLGLSQQAAKTDADIIVFAGVHFMAETAKILSPNKKVLLPDLKAGCSLADSCPPHLFKKFKEQYPDHLVITYVNCTAELKALSDIVCTSSNAVQIVESLPKDQKIIFGPDKNLGRYVAKKTGRDLVLWNGACMVHEIFSREKITKLKSRYPEAKLLAHPECEDVILEMADYIGSTTGLLKYSTNSPASEFIVATESGIIHQMQKDNPFKTFIPAPPNNNCACNDCPHMKRNTLEKLYLCMKNEWPEITVPADIIVRAVKPIERMLEISASLGL from the coding sequence ATGGATACATTTGAAGAAATGAAAACGATGGGTTTTGTAGACGAAGAAATTGATCCGGCACTCGATCTGTTCGACGAAATAGAAAAGTTAAAAAAACAAAAAAATGCAGTGTTGCTGGCTCATTACTACCAGGAACCTGATATTCAGGATGTTGCAGACTATATTGGAGATAGTTTAGGGCTATCACAACAAGCAGCTAAAACTGACGCAGATATTATTGTTTTTGCCGGTGTGCATTTTATGGCCGAAACAGCCAAGATTTTATCGCCCAATAAAAAAGTTTTGCTGCCCGATTTAAAGGCAGGCTGCTCATTGGCTGATAGTTGTCCGCCGCATTTATTTAAAAAGTTTAAGGAGCAATATCCAGATCACCTGGTAATCACTTATGTAAACTGTACGGCCGAATTAAAAGCTTTAAGTGATATTGTTTGTACATCAAGTAACGCTGTACAAATTGTGGAAAGCTTGCCGAAAGATCAGAAGATCATCTTCGGCCCGGATAAAAACTTAGGCAGGTACGTGGCTAAAAAAACCGGTCGTGATCTGGTTTTATGGAACGGAGCCTGTATGGTGCATGAGATTTTTTCGAGGGAGAAGATCACCAAGCTCAAATCGCGCTACCCGGAAGCTAAATTATTGGCTCACCCCGAGTGTGAGGATGTGATTTTAGAAATGGCCGATTATATAGGCTCAACCACAGGCTTGTTAAAATACAGCACCAATAGCCCAGCCAGTGAGTTTATTGTAGCAACAGAATCGGGCATTATACACCAGATGCAAAAGGATAACCCTTTTAAAACTTTTATCCCTGCACCTCCTAATAACAATTGTGCTTGCAACGATTGCCCGCACATGAAACGGAATACGCTTGAAAAGTTATACCTGTGTATGAAAAATGAGTGGCCTGAAATTACAGTACCGGCTGATATCATTGTAAGAGCTGTTAAACCAATTGAAAGAATGCTTGAAATTTCGGCTTCGCTGGGATTATGA
- a CDS encoding ABC-F family ATP-binding cassette domain-containing protein — translation MSTYISAENLGHSFNDTWLFRQLTFGINRGRRVALVGVNGAGKSTLLKLLAGKFLPVEGKVVRSKELKLGYLEQDPQFVKGATISDFIFQSDNIQQQLIRQYEELLENDPENYKAIEKVTEEISNLEAWEYEHKIKTILGRLDIHHLEQKIETLSGGQKKRLALAQLLIADPEIYVLDEPTNHLDIDTIEWLESLLTERNKTILLVTHDRYFLDNICNEIIEIDRGKINNYSGSYLYYLEKKADREAAETAQFAKNSNLLRKELDWMRRQPQARGTKSKARIDAFYDLEEKTKDGGPKEKVQLSLKSARQGNKIMEIEHLSKGFDGRILIDDFSYTFKKGDRIGLAGKNGTGKSTYLNIITGSLQPDKGKVDKGETTVMGYFHQSGITFKDNERVIDVVKNVAEFITMADGKTITASNLLTQFLFPPAKQYGFISNLSGGEKKRLQLMHILMMNPNFLILDEPTNDLDIDTLNVLEEFLIGYAGVLVLVTHDRYLLDKLTDQLFILEGNGKVRIYNGNYSSYRIEQEEIKADAKKASKAIAAQPAVAQSPAPKKSKLGFKEQKELQDLEKDIAHLEQEIKSFTVQLNSGITSHEELAYLADKIQDMNDSLNEKTFRWLELTELNEA, via the coding sequence GTGAGTACGTATATTTCAGCAGAAAATCTTGGCCATTCATTTAATGATACCTGGCTATTTCGTCAATTAACGTTTGGTATTAACCGCGGCCGAAGGGTTGCCCTGGTAGGTGTAAACGGTGCAGGTAAATCAACCCTGTTAAAATTATTAGCCGGAAAGTTTTTACCAGTAGAGGGCAAAGTAGTTAGAAGCAAAGAGCTCAAGCTGGGCTACCTGGAGCAGGATCCTCAATTTGTAAAGGGAGCTACCATCAGCGATTTTATATTTCAATCAGATAACATCCAACAACAATTAATCAGGCAATATGAAGAGTTGTTAGAGAATGATCCTGAAAACTACAAAGCTATAGAAAAGGTAACTGAGGAAATTAGCAACCTGGAGGCATGGGAGTATGAGCACAAAATTAAAACTATTTTGGGTCGGCTGGATATCCATCACCTGGAACAAAAAATAGAAACCCTTTCTGGCGGACAAAAGAAGAGGTTAGCATTAGCACAATTATTGATTGCAGATCCGGAGATATATGTTTTAGATGAGCCAACCAACCATTTAGATATCGACACGATAGAATGGTTAGAAAGTTTATTAACAGAAAGAAATAAAACCATTTTGCTGGTTACTCACGACCGGTACTTCTTAGATAATATCTGCAACGAGATCATCGAGATTGACCGTGGTAAGATTAACAACTATTCGGGCAGTTATTTATATTATCTCGAAAAAAAGGCCGACCGTGAGGCAGCCGAAACAGCACAGTTTGCAAAAAACTCTAACTTATTACGCAAAGAATTAGATTGGATGCGCAGGCAACCACAAGCCCGCGGTACCAAATCAAAAGCACGTATTGATGCCTTTTACGACCTGGAAGAAAAAACCAAAGATGGAGGGCCTAAAGAAAAGGTACAGTTAAGCCTAAAATCGGCAAGGCAGGGTAATAAGATTATGGAGATTGAACATTTAAGCAAAGGCTTTGATGGACGAATCCTTATTGATGATTTTAGCTATACTTTTAAGAAAGGCGACCGTATAGGCTTAGCGGGTAAAAACGGAACAGGCAAATCAACCTATCTTAACATTATTACCGGATCATTACAACCCGACAAGGGCAAGGTAGATAAAGGTGAAACAACAGTAATGGGTTATTTCCATCAGAGCGGTATTACATTTAAAGATAACGAACGCGTGATTGACGTAGTTAAAAACGTTGCCGAATTTATCACGATGGCTGATGGCAAAACGATAACTGCTTCAAATCTGCTTACCCAATTCCTCTTCCCTCCTGCCAAGCAGTACGGTTTTATATCGAACCTGAGCGGTGGCGAAAAGAAAAGGCTGCAATTAATGCATATCCTGATGATGAATCCGAACTTTTTGATTCTGGATGAGCCCACCAATGATTTGGATATAGATACCTTAAACGTATTAGAAGAATTTTTAATAGGTTATGCCGGTGTATTGGTATTAGTTACCCACGATAGGTATTTATTGGACAAGTTAACCGATCAGCTTTTTATATTAGAAGGCAATGGTAAAGTCCGGATATACAATGGCAACTACTCTTCCTATCGCATTGAACAGGAAGAAATAAAAGCTGATGCCAAAAAAGCCTCAAAAGCAATAGCAGCACAGCCCGCCGTAGCGCAAAGCCCTGCACCTAAGAAGAGCAAACTGGGTTTTAAAGAACAAAAAGAGCTTCAGGACCTTGAAAAAGATATAGCTCATTTAGAACAAGAAATCAAATCATTTACCGTTCAATTAAATTCAGGAATAACCAGTCACGAAGAACTGGCTTATCTGGCTGATAAGATACAAGATATGAATGATTCATTAAATGAAAAAACCTTTCGTTGGCTTGAATTAACAGAACTAAACGAAGCATGA
- a CDS encoding gamma carbonic anhydrase family protein: MPLILPVNDKNPTWGNDCFIAENATIVGDVIMGDNCSVWFNAVIRGDVNTITIGHNTNIQDGAVIHATYLRAATTIGHNVSIGHNALVHGCRLHNNVLVGMGAIVMDHADVQEFVIIGAGSVVLENTVCESGYLYAGTPAKKIKPITDEQREMLKRLPNNYIMYSSWFKDA; the protein is encoded by the coding sequence ATGCCACTTATATTACCGGTAAACGATAAAAATCCAACATGGGGAAATGATTGTTTCATTGCCGAAAATGCAACCATAGTTGGCGATGTGATTATGGGCGATAATTGTTCCGTTTGGTTTAATGCTGTGATACGTGGCGATGTTAATACCATTACTATTGGTCATAATACCAATATACAAGATGGCGCTGTAATACATGCTACTTATCTGCGCGCTGCTACAACCATTGGCCACAATGTATCAATAGGCCATAACGCTTTGGTTCATGGCTGTAGGCTGCACAATAATGTGTTGGTGGGCATGGGTGCTATTGTAATGGATCATGCCGATGTTCAGGAATTTGTTATTATAGGGGCAGGGTCTGTTGTGCTGGAGAATACCGTATGCGAATCGGGTTATTTATACGCAGGAACTCCTGCAAAGAAAATCAAACCGATAACCGACGAACAGCGCGAAATGCTTAAACGTTTACCCAATAATTACATTATGTACTCCAGTTGGTTTAAGGATGCCTGA
- a CDS encoding NAD-dependent epimerase/dehydratase family protein: MLKKAVIVGASGLIGGELLNILLQNTDYQEVISISRKELPINHTKLVQLVISFDELDKWSASINGHVLFCCLGTTAKKTPDLIEYRKIDHDHPVKLAQLAHLNGIKQYHLVSALGANANSAGFYLKTKGETERDIEKIPFKTVQIYQPSLLTGNRQEKRLMERIAIAAMKVIDPLLIGGLSKYRSIPAITVARAMFKQSLKNEVGIFIHPSDKIKQLA; the protein is encoded by the coding sequence ATGTTGAAAAAGGCAGTTATTGTTGGAGCAAGTGGACTAATTGGCGGGGAACTGCTGAATATTCTATTGCAAAATACTGACTACCAAGAAGTTATATCCATATCACGAAAAGAATTACCTATCAATCATACTAAATTGGTACAGTTAGTGATCAGCTTTGATGAACTTGATAAGTGGTCGGCATCCATCAACGGACATGTTTTATTTTGTTGCTTAGGCACAACAGCCAAAAAAACACCCGATTTAATCGAATACCGCAAAATAGATCATGATCACCCGGTTAAACTTGCTCAGTTGGCACACCTTAACGGCATTAAACAATATCATTTAGTTTCGGCTCTTGGAGCAAACGCCAACTCAGCTGGCTTTTACCTTAAAACAAAGGGAGAAACTGAACGCGATATTGAAAAAATACCATTTAAAACCGTTCAAATTTATCAACCTTCATTATTAACCGGCAATCGTCAGGAAAAAAGATTAATGGAACGCATTGCCATAGCAGCAATGAAAGTAATTGATCCGTTATTAATTGGCGGATTATCGAAATACAGAAGCATCCCTGCAATTACGGTTGCCAGGGCCATGTTTAAACAATCATTAAAAAACGAGGTGGGCATATTTATCCATCCTTCAGATAAAATAAAACAATTAGCGTGA
- the nadB gene encoding L-aspartate oxidase, translating to MTRSVDFLVIGSGIAGLSFALKAAKHGKVLIVTKSNEDESNTKYAQGGVAVVVDKKEDSFEKHIEDTLIAGDGLCDKEVVEIVVKEGPERIQEIIDYGTNFDKTNKGLFDLAKEGGHSEFRVLHYKDITGFEIERALLEQIHQNPNIEILTHYFAVDLITQHHLGEFVDKSSSDITTYGIYAFNTETNSVEKILSKVTVMASGGAGHIYSITTNPTIATGDGVAMVYRAKGKVRNMEFIQFHPTALYNPGEYPSFLISEAVRGFGGVLKRRNGEEFMQEYDPRKSLAPRDIVARAIDNEIKKSGEDFVYLDIRHRNKADILAHFPNIYAKCLDIGIDMTRDMIPVSPACHYMCGGVMVDHDGRSSIRRLYACGECSSTGLHGANRLASNSLLEALVFAHRIYEDAVKQFESNVIPDNIPDWDEKGVQLLNEDILVTHNIREMQKLMNDYVGIVRSDFRLERAMRRLGLLYEETEDFYKKTKLSVKLCELRNLIQVSYIVVKSAMLRKESRGLHFTTDYPEHQGIVEDTVLR from the coding sequence ATGACCAGGAGTGTTGATTTCTTAGTGATCGGGTCGGGTATAGCCGGGCTGAGTTTTGCCCTTAAGGCTGCAAAGCATGGTAAGGTACTGATAGTTACAAAGAGTAACGAGGATGAATCTAACACTAAGTATGCCCAGGGAGGTGTTGCGGTGGTTGTGGATAAAAAAGAGGATTCTTTTGAAAAACACATTGAAGATACCCTGATAGCAGGCGACGGCTTATGTGATAAAGAGGTTGTGGAAATTGTAGTGAAGGAGGGACCTGAACGGATACAAGAGATTATTGACTACGGAACCAATTTTGATAAGACCAATAAAGGTCTTTTTGACCTGGCTAAGGAGGGGGGCCACTCCGAATTCAGGGTGTTACATTATAAGGATATCACAGGTTTTGAAATTGAAAGGGCTTTACTTGAGCAGATCCATCAAAATCCTAATATTGAGATATTGACACATTATTTTGCTGTTGATTTAATTACTCAACACCATTTGGGTGAATTTGTAGATAAGTCATCGTCGGATATTACCACTTATGGTATCTATGCCTTTAATACTGAAACCAACTCTGTTGAAAAAATCCTCTCTAAGGTAACAGTAATGGCTTCTGGTGGGGCTGGCCATATTTATTCGATAACTACCAACCCTACAATAGCTACAGGCGATGGTGTAGCGATGGTTTACAGGGCTAAGGGAAAAGTTAGAAATATGGAATTTATTCAATTTCATCCTACGGCTTTGTATAACCCGGGCGAATATCCCTCTTTTTTAATTTCGGAAGCGGTACGCGGTTTTGGCGGTGTGTTGAAGAGGCGCAACGGCGAAGAATTTATGCAGGAGTATGATCCGCGTAAATCATTGGCACCAAGGGATATTGTAGCCCGGGCCATTGATAATGAAATTAAAAAATCAGGTGAGGATTTTGTTTACCTGGATATTCGTCATCGCAATAAGGCCGATATACTGGCTCATTTTCCTAATATTTATGCTAAATGTTTGGATATTGGTATCGACATGACCAGGGATATGATCCCGGTTTCGCCGGCTTGCCATTATATGTGTGGTGGGGTAATGGTTGATCATGACGGCAGATCCTCTATCAGAAGATTGTATGCCTGCGGCGAGTGTTCTTCAACTGGCTTACATGGGGCTAATAGGCTGGCTTCTAATTCGTTATTAGAGGCTTTGGTATTTGCCCATCGTATTTATGAAGATGCCGTTAAACAATTTGAAAGCAACGTTATACCCGATAACATACCCGATTGGGATGAGAAAGGCGTTCAACTTTTAAATGAGGATATCCTGGTTACCCACAACATACGCGAAATGCAAAAGTTGATGAATGATTATGTGGGCATTGTACGTTCAGATTTCCGGCTTGAAAGGGCCATGCGGCGATTAGGTTTATTGTACGAAGAAACAGAAGATTTTTATAAGAAAACCAAATTATCTGTTAAGCTGTGTGAATTGCGTAACCTGATCCAGGTATCATACATTGTTGTAAAGTCGGCCATGCTGCGTAAAGAGAGTAGGGGACTACATTTTACTACCGATTATCCGGAACATCAGGGAATAGTAGAGGATACTGTATTGAGGTAA
- a CDS encoding MlaE family ABC transporter permease, with protein MAEQELTGWKKLMEEVGEQATFFTGFFRNLFTGGFEWSEFVRQCYEIGYRSITLVGITSFIMGVVLTLQSRPTLVKFGASSMLPFMVCVSIIREIGPVITAIICAGKISSGIGAELGSMKVTEQIDAMEVSGANPMQYLVVTRILATTIMIPILTLMGDVLGLFGGFLAVHFADHTSWQLYFNKCVSSVDFSDLLPAVIKTVFFGFAVGFIGCYKGFNSNRGTESVGIAANSAVVSASLWIFFLDVIAVQITQLFFY; from the coding sequence ATGGCAGAACAAGAATTAACAGGATGGAAGAAGTTGATGGAAGAAGTGGGTGAGCAGGCCACCTTTTTTACCGGTTTTTTCAGGAATCTTTTTACAGGCGGTTTCGAATGGTCTGAATTTGTTCGCCAATGTTATGAAATAGGTTACAGGTCAATCACCCTGGTTGGTATTACGTCATTCATCATGGGGGTTGTTTTAACCCTTCAATCGCGCCCTACACTGGTTAAATTTGGAGCGAGCAGCATGTTGCCCTTCATGGTATGTGTGTCCATTATACGCGAGATAGGTCCGGTTATCACAGCTATTATTTGCGCAGGTAAGATATCATCAGGCATTGGTGCCGAACTGGGGAGTATGAAGGTGACAGAGCAAATTGATGCTATGGAAGTTTCGGGAGCAAACCCAATGCAATACCTGGTAGTTACCCGGATATTGGCCACTACCATTATGATACCGATATTAACCCTGATGGGCGATGTCCTTGGCCTTTTTGGCGGATTTTTAGCCGTGCATTTTGCCGATCATACCAGTTGGCAACTGTATTTTAATAAGTGTGTTAGCTCTGTTGATTTTAGCGATTTATTGCCCGCAGTAATTAAAACCGTGTTTTTTGGGTTTGCGGTAGGGTTTATAGGTTGTTATAAAGGCTTTAACTCCAACAGAGGTACCGAAAGTGTGGGTATTGCCGCTAATTCGGCCGTTGTAAGCGCTTCCTTATGGATCTTCTTTTTAGATGTTATTGCCGTTCAGATCACCCAATTATTTTTTTATTAA
- the mnmG gene encoding tRNA uridine-5-carboxymethylaminomethyl(34) synthesis enzyme MnmG, with the protein MFKKYNVIVVGAGHAGCEAAAAAANLGSSVLLITMNMGTIAQMSCNPAMGGVAKGQIVREIDALGGYSGIISDKTSIQFRMLNLSKGPAMWSPRTQNDRMRFAEEWRLALERTPNVDFWQDTVTSLLIKGNTVSGVKTSLGVEIESDAVVLTNGTFLNGVIHIGEKKFGGGRTGEKAATGLTEQLVTLGFEAGRMKTGTPPRVDGRSLNYTLMEEQWGDEKRGRFSYTDVKLMEEQRCCWITYTNNKVHETLKEGFEKSPMFTGRIKGLGPRYCPSIEDKINRFAERDRHQIFVEPEGAHTVEIYVNGFSTSLPEDVQYKALIQIPGFENVRMFRPGYAIEYDYFPPIQLGLTLETKLISNLFFAGQINGTTGYEEAASQGLIAGINAHQKVHDKHELIMKRSESYIGVLIDDLVTKGTEEPYRMFTSRAEHRLLLRQDNADIRLSPIGFNLGLISQERLDKVNQKITNSDVIVNFVKNKSIDASDVNSLLEELGTSPLNQNVKMVSLIGRPQVGFNDLRKVDQSLNDLLANYDNETVEQAEIKIKYESYFEKEMDIVNRMKKMEDKEINPEFNYHQLVSLSKEAREKLMRIKPRTLGQASRISGVSPSDISVLMVHVSR; encoded by the coding sequence ATGTTTAAAAAGTATAATGTAATTGTAGTGGGTGCCGGACATGCCGGGTGCGAGGCAGCAGCAGCAGCAGCTAACCTTGGCTCATCGGTATTGCTCATTACCATGAATATGGGTACCATTGCACAGATGAGCTGCAACCCGGCTATGGGTGGCGTAGCCAAGGGACAAATAGTGCGCGAAATAGATGCGTTGGGCGGATACTCGGGTATTATATCGGATAAAACAAGCATCCAATTCAGGATGCTCAACTTATCAAAGGGACCGGCGATGTGGAGCCCAAGAACTCAAAACGATAGAATGCGCTTTGCAGAAGAATGGAGGTTAGCCTTAGAAAGAACACCCAATGTAGACTTTTGGCAAGATACAGTTACTTCGTTATTGATAAAGGGCAATACAGTTTCGGGTGTTAAAACATCCTTAGGGGTTGAGATAGAATCGGACGCGGTGGTGTTAACTAACGGTACATTTTTAAATGGAGTGATCCATATTGGCGAAAAGAAATTTGGCGGAGGCCGCACCGGCGAGAAAGCTGCCACCGGTTTAACAGAACAATTGGTTACTTTAGGCTTTGAAGCGGGACGTATGAAAACCGGAACTCCACCACGCGTTGACGGAAGATCGTTAAACTATACGTTGATGGAAGAGCAGTGGGGCGATGAAAAACGCGGTCGTTTCTCGTATACCGATGTGAAGCTGATGGAAGAGCAGCGTTGTTGCTGGATTACTTATACCAACAACAAAGTACACGAAACTCTGAAGGAAGGGTTTGAAAAATCGCCGATGTTTACCGGCAGAATCAAAGGTTTAGGCCCAAGATACTGCCCATCTATTGAGGATAAAATCAACCGTTTTGCAGAGCGCGACAGGCATCAGATTTTTGTTGAACCAGAAGGTGCGCATACTGTTGAGATATACGTTAATGGTTTTTCAACCTCTTTACCCGAAGATGTACAATACAAAGCTTTAATACAAATTCCAGGATTTGAAAATGTACGCATGTTTAGACCCGGTTATGCCATCGAGTACGACTACTTCCCTCCTATCCAGCTCGGCTTAACTTTAGAAACGAAACTCATTTCAAACTTGTTTTTCGCAGGTCAGATTAACGGTACAACAGGTTACGAAGAAGCAGCATCACAGGGATTAATTGCTGGTATCAACGCTCACCAAAAAGTACACGATAAACATGAACTGATTATGAAAAGATCAGAATCATACATTGGTGTATTGATAGATGATTTGGTAACTAAAGGTACCGAGGAACCTTACCGTATGTTTACATCAAGGGCAGAGCATCGCTTACTATTAAGACAGGACAACGCCGATATACGTTTAAGCCCTATTGGTTTTAACTTAGGTTTAATCAGTCAGGAAAGATTAGATAAGGTAAATCAAAAAATCACCAACTCTGATGTAATCGTCAACTTTGTTAAAAATAAATCCATCGATGCCTCGGATGTAAATTCGTTATTGGAAGAATTAGGTACCAGTCCGCTAAATCAAAATGTAAAAATGGTAAGTTTGATAGGCAGGCCGCAAGTAGGATTTAACGATTTAAGAAAAGTTGACCAATCGTTAAACGACCTATTGGCAAATTACGACAACGAAACTGTTGAGCAGGCAGAAATCAAAATAAAATATGAAAGTTATTTTGAGAAAGAAATGGACATTGTAAACCGGATGAAAAAAATGGAGGATAAAGAAATTAACCCCGAATTCAATTATCATCAGTTGGTATCCTTGTCAAAAGAAGCCCGCGAAAAACTGATGCGTATTAAACCACGCACGTTAGGTCAGGCTTCGCGCATTTCGGGAGTGTCGCCATCGGATATTTCGGTTTTAATGGTTCATGTGAGCAGATAA
- a CDS encoding CBU_0592 family membrane protein, protein MKLSDIIASVGVIILLIAFFLNLNQKIKSDSKLYIWCNIIGAGMNCYASYMISFYPFFVLEAIWTGVAIFSLFKNVPRGTSND, encoded by the coding sequence ATGAAGTTATCAGATATTATAGCATCTGTAGGCGTAATTATATTACTAATAGCTTTCTTTCTTAATCTCAACCAAAAGATAAAGTCGGATAGCAAGTTATACATTTGGTGTAATATCATAGGTGCCGGAATGAACTGTTATGCCTCTTATATGATTAGCTTCTACCCTTTTTTTGTATTGGAAGCCATATGGACTGGTGTAGCTATATTCTCGTTATTTAAGAATGTTCCACGTGGAACATCGAATGATTAA
- a CDS encoding Ig-like domain-containing protein — MTLNKKSPFSAQNLLLLIPVLIIFGCASIQRPMGGPRDKTPPKVLKSTPVNPTRNFVAKTIQIDFDEYFKLNNVYQEITVSPDMVKAPEYNIKQKSLVIKLKDTLSKNTTYVINFGKAIVDVTEGNILKNFTYVFSTGQHIDSLNVSGMVSNNQQGKEKDVTVMLIPLKQDSIYFGKKKPAIYTTTDTAGNFKLSNLHDGDYKIYALKETGPNKIYDNEEELIGFTKNIIHLKKDTANIQLVLFKQIPAKLRPLDRKIDQDGKLLFTFNKGIDNPGVKILTPALDAEKIVEFSKKADTATIYLKTLTFDSVKVSFLSGDKPLDTITLRRGQRETYKRKVTLDYNLSSEKLRPGTELLIKASYPIENIDPTRITLTEDSVEVNDFNFQRDVNDAKKFTVKYKWRPGKQYNLAFNEGTFTTIYGDKNTRLVKHFELEKPESFGMFTLRMTVPDTGQYVVQLLNSNDIELRSDIITKNTSLVYKNFYTGKYHLKVIYDANHNGKWDTGSIKKLTQPENIWIYKKDITLRPNWEDTIDIEIPKEIRHP, encoded by the coding sequence ATGACCTTAAATAAAAAATCGCCTTTTTCAGCTCAAAATTTACTGCTATTGATACCTGTTTTGATCATTTTTGGCTGTGCAAGTATACAAAGACCAATGGGTGGCCCCCGCGATAAAACTCCGCCAAAAGTTTTAAAGTCGACACCTGTAAATCCGACACGTAATTTTGTTGCAAAAACTATCCAGATAGATTTTGACGAATATTTTAAACTTAATAATGTTTACCAGGAAATTACTGTTAGCCCGGATATGGTAAAGGCACCTGAGTACAACATCAAACAAAAAAGTTTAGTAATTAAATTAAAAGATACTTTATCAAAAAACACAACTTATGTTATCAATTTCGGTAAGGCTATTGTTGATGTAACGGAAGGAAACATTCTTAAAAATTTTACTTATGTTTTTTCAACCGGCCAACACATTGATTCGCTCAACGTTTCTGGGATGGTGAGTAATAACCAGCAAGGGAAAGAAAAGGATGTAACTGTTATGCTTATTCCGCTCAAACAGGATTCAATTTATTTCGGAAAAAAGAAGCCGGCAATTTATACCACTACAGACACAGCAGGTAATTTTAAATTAAGCAATTTGCACGACGGGGATTATAAAATTTATGCGCTGAAAGAAACCGGCCCGAATAAAATTTATGATAATGAAGAGGAACTCATTGGTTTCACCAAAAATATCATCCACTTAAAAAAAGATACAGCCAATATTCAACTGGTTCTATTTAAACAGATACCTGCCAAATTACGGCCGTTGGATAGAAAAATTGATCAGGACGGCAAATTATTATTCACCTTTAATAAAGGGATAGATAATCCTGGCGTTAAAATTTTAACACCGGCATTGGACGCTGAAAAAATAGTAGAATTTAGTAAAAAAGCCGATACTGCCACTATCTATTTAAAAACCCTGACTTTCGATTCTGTTAAGGTATCCTTTTTATCAGGGGATAAACCTTTAGACACTATTACCTTACGCAGGGGGCAAAGGGAAACCTATAAACGTAAGGTAACCCTGGATTATAATCTGAGTTCCGAAAAATTAAGACCCGGCACAGAGTTATTAATCAAAGCCAGCTATCCGATAGAAAATATAGACCCTACAAGGATTACATTAACAGAAGACTCGGTGGAAGTAAATGACTTTAATTTTCAACGTGACGTAAACGACGCCAAAAAATTTACCGTTAAATACAAATGGCGGCCTGGTAAGCAGTATAATTTGGCATTTAATGAGGGCACATTTACTACCATATATGGTGATAAAAATACCCGCCTGGTGAAACACTTTGAGCTTGAAAAACCTGAGAGTTTCGGTATGTTCACCCTTAGAATGACTGTACCGGATACCGGGCAATACGTGGTTCAATTGTTAAATTCAAACGATATAGAGCTCCGTAGTGATATCATTACCAAAAACACATCGCTGGTATACAAAAATTTTTATACAGGTAAATACCACCTTAAAGTAATTTACGATGCCAACCACAACGGAAAATGGGATACCGGTAGCATTAAAAAGTTGACGCAACCAGAAAATATCTGGATTTATAAAAAAGATATCACTTTAAGACCAAACTGGGAAGACACTATAGATATTGAAATACCAAAAGAAATCAGGCATCCTTAA